The following are encoded together in the Arcobacter aquimarinus genome:
- a CDS encoding DNA translocase FtsK translates to MFSDFSHKYFGYLSYVYLLLLIIPLYTINFKRNIDKKDLILNILVVFLLFFVSLIFQALILENPYTRGEIGNILIDSLSPVIGRAGLYIFVLVGFIISFLVLFENSDFDIEDLKKIKNKIKLRKTLNIKQIENKQREKRIQQNNNITLNEFNKKENKTIEIEEKEISTFIEDNILSVDNSTLETQEEVEKIIQPQIPESHSIIVEELEENKKLLEQIELGKTEKPKNFKLPPTSFFQDSPKDNKSKVSEAFIDQKIADLLDKLAMFKIDGDVVRTYTGPVVTTFEFKPAPNVKVSKILNLQDDLAMALKAQTIRIQAPIPGKDVVGIEVPNEDTQTIYLKEMLDSEIFQNSKSPLTMILGKDIVGKPFITDLKKLPHLLIAGTTGSGKSVGINSMILSLLYKNSPDNLRLVMIDPKMLEFSMYNDIPHLLTPVITKAADAINALANMVSEMERRYTLMSKTKTKNIENYNEKAQKEGYDTMPYIVVVIDELADLMMTSGKDVEYSIARLAQMARASGIHLIVATQRPSVDVVTGLIKANLPSRLSYKVGQKIDSKIILDSMGAESLLGRGDMLFTPPGVSGLVRIHAPWSTESEIEKVVEFLKEQREVVYDMNFIKDRTSTIGSGNASSNNSDNIELDELYDDAKDIVLTEKKTSISYIQRRLRIGYNRAATIVEQLEQTGILSEVNAKGNREILV, encoded by the coding sequence ATATTTTCTGATTTTTCACATAAATATTTTGGATACCTATCTTATGTATATTTACTTCTATTAATTATTCCTTTGTATACAATCAATTTTAAAAGAAATATTGATAAAAAAGATTTAATTTTAAATATATTAGTAGTATTTTTACTCTTTTTTGTAAGTTTAATTTTCCAAGCATTAATTTTGGAAAATCCTTATACAAGGGGTGAAATTGGAAATATTTTAATAGATTCTTTATCTCCTGTAATTGGAAGAGCAGGATTATATATATTTGTTTTAGTAGGTTTTATAATTTCTTTTTTAGTTTTATTTGAAAACTCTGATTTTGATATAGAAGATTTAAAAAAAATAAAAAATAAGATAAAACTAAGAAAAACTTTAAATATAAAACAAATAGAAAATAAACAAAGAGAAAAAAGAATTCAACAAAATAATAATATAACTTTAAATGAATTTAATAAAAAAGAAAATAAAACTATTGAAATAGAAGAAAAAGAAATTTCTACTTTTATTGAAGATAATATTTTATCAGTTGATAATTCAACTTTAGAAACTCAAGAAGAGGTTGAAAAAATTATACAACCACAAATTCCTGAATCTCACTCAATTATTGTTGAAGAATTAGAGGAAAATAAGAAGTTGTTAGAACAAATAGAATTAGGGAAAACTGAAAAACCTAAAAATTTCAAACTACCTCCAACTTCATTTTTTCAAGATTCACCAAAAGATAATAAATCAAAAGTTTCAGAAGCTTTTATTGACCAAAAAATAGCAGATTTATTAGATAAATTAGCTATGTTTAAAATTGATGGTGATGTTGTAAGAACTTATACAGGTCCTGTTGTTACAACTTTTGAATTTAAACCAGCACCAAATGTAAAAGTATCAAAAATTTTAAATCTTCAAGATGATTTAGCAATGGCATTAAAGGCTCAAACAATCAGAATCCAAGCTCCAATTCCAGGAAAAGATGTTGTTGGAATTGAAGTTCCTAATGAAGATACACAAACTATTTATTTAAAAGAGATGTTAGATAGTGAGATTTTTCAAAACTCTAAATCTCCATTAACTATGATTTTAGGAAAAGATATAGTTGGTAAACCTTTTATTACAGACCTTAAAAAGTTACCTCATTTGCTGATTGCAGGAACAACAGGAAGTGGAAAATCTGTGGGAATTAATTCAATGATTTTGTCACTACTTTATAAAAATTCACCAGATAATTTACGTCTAGTTATGATTGACCCTAAAATGCTTGAATTCTCGATGTATAATGATATTCCACATCTTTTAACTCCAGTTATTACAAAAGCAGCAGATGCCATAAATGCATTAGCAAATATGGTTTCAGAGATGGAAAGACGTTATACATTAATGTCAAAAACAAAAACGAAGAATATTGAAAATTATAATGAAAAGGCACAAAAAGAGGGTTATGATACTATGCCTTATATTGTTGTAGTTATTGATGAGTTAGCTGATCTTATGATGACAAGTGGAAAAGATGTTGAATATTCAATAGCAAGGCTTGCACAAATGGCAAGAGCATCTGGTATTCATTTAATAGTTGCAACTCAAAGACCATCAGTTGATGTTGTAACAGGTCTTATAAAAGCTAATTTACCAAGTAGATTATCTTATAAAGTAGGGCAAAAAATAGATTCTAAAATTATTTTAGATTCTATGGGTGCTGAATCCCTTCTTGGTCGTGGAGATATGTTATTTACACCACCTGGTGTATCAGGACTTGTAAGAATTCATGCACCTTGGTCAACAGAAAGTGAAATTGAAAAAGTTGTTGAGTTTTTAAAAGAGCAAAGAGAAGTTGTTTATGATATGAATTTTATCAAAGATAGAACTTCAACAATTGGTTCTGGAAATGCTAGTTCAAATAATTCTGATAATATAGAACTTGATGAACTATATGATGATGCAAAAGATATAGTTTTAACAGAGAAAAAAACTTCAATTTCTTATATTCAAAGAAGATTAAGAATTGGTTATAACAGAGCTGCAACAATTGTAGAACAGCTTGAACAAACAGGTATTTTATCTGAGGTAAATGCTAAGGGAAATAGAGAAATACTAGTATAA
- the der gene encoding ribosome biogenesis GTPase Der, which yields MDKTLKKIALIGQPNVGKSSLFNRIANKRIAIVSDMAGTTRDIRKHEIEIMDRKALMLDTGGIDETNDAIFSNVKRKAIETAKEADIILFMVDGKNIPDDKDKELFYELQRLGKELALVVNKIDNDKELERLWEFFEFGIGDENLFGISVSHNRGTKNLFEWIYQHLPVNLETVAREEAEALKKQREEDFDFDDEDYSSEEIENITDDNNKEVDENKINVAIIGRVNVGKSSILNAILGEERSVVSPIAGTTIDPVDESFEYKEKQITFVDTAGLRRRGSIEGIEKYALMRTKEMLDKANMALVVLDASRELTDLDEKIAGLVDEYGLGTIIVLNKWDENMDTFQKMEEEIRRRFRFLSYAPIIAVSAKTGRSIERLKEKIIEIHNNYIQRIPTSQLNRVIEEAVSRHSLPSPNGVYLRIYYTTQFDTRPPRIALVMNKPNLLHFTYKRYLINYLRDNFNFEGTPIHVIARGKNDKIGDEEYLERDR from the coding sequence ATGGATAAGACACTAAAAAAAATTGCACTAATTGGGCAACCAAATGTTGGTAAATCTTCACTATTTAACAGAATAGCAAATAAAAGAATTGCTATTGTATCGGATATGGCAGGAACTACAAGAGATATTAGAAAACACGAAATTGAAATTATGGATAGAAAAGCATTAATGTTAGATACAGGTGGTATTGATGAAACTAATGATGCTATATTTTCAAATGTAAAAAGAAAAGCTATAGAAACGGCAAAAGAGGCTGATATAATACTTTTTATGGTGGATGGTAAAAATATACCTGATGATAAGGATAAAGAATTATTTTATGAGCTTCAAAGATTAGGGAAAGAGTTAGCCCTAGTTGTAAATAAAATTGATAATGACAAAGAATTAGAAAGACTTTGGGAATTCTTTGAATTTGGAATAGGAGATGAGAATCTTTTTGGGATTTCAGTTTCTCATAATAGAGGAACAAAAAATTTATTTGAATGGATTTATCAACATCTTCCAGTTAATCTTGAAACAGTTGCACGTGAAGAAGCTGAAGCATTAAAAAAACAAAGAGAAGAAGATTTTGATTTTGATGATGAAGATTATTCAAGTGAAGAGATAGAAAATATCACAGATGATAACAATAAAGAAGTTGATGAAAATAAAATTAATGTTGCAATTATAGGAAGAGTAAATGTAGGTAAATCTTCAATTTTAAATGCTATTTTAGGAGAAGAAAGATCAGTTGTATCTCCAATAGCTGGAACAACTATAGATCCTGTTGATGAATCTTTTGAATATAAAGAAAAGCAAATTACTTTTGTTGATACAGCAGGTTTAAGAAGAAGAGGTAGTATTGAGGGAATTGAGAAATATGCTTTAATGAGAACTAAAGAGATGTTAGATAAAGCAAATATGGCTTTAGTTGTTTTAGATGCATCAAGAGAATTAACTGATTTAGATGAAAAAATTGCTGGACTTGTTGATGAATATGGATTAGGTACTATTATTGTTTTAAACAAGTGGGATGAAAATATGGATACTTTCCAAAAAATGGAAGAAGAAATAAGAAGAAGATTTAGATTTTTATCTTATGCACCTATTATCGCTGTTTCTGCAAAAACAGGAAGAAGTATTGAAAGATTAAAAGAAAAAATAATAGAGATTCATAATAATTATATTCAAAGGATTCCTACTTCTCAACTAAATAGAGTTATTGAAGAAGCTGTTTCTAGACATTCTCTTCCTAGTCCAAATGGTGTTTATCTAAGAATTTATTATACAACTCAATTTGATACAAGACCACCAAGAATTGCCCTTGTAATGAATAAACCAAATCTTTTACACTTTACATATAAAAGATATTTAATAAATTATTTAAGAGATAATTTTAATTTTGAAGGAACTCCTATCCATGTTATAGCACGTGGGAAAAATGACAAAATCGGTGATGAAGAGTATTTAGAAAGAGATAGATAA
- the hpf gene encoding ribosome hibernation-promoting factor, HPF/YfiA family, with product MNTSIVGRHIDLTDAIKNYINSSVEVFKKYNLDIISVNSIIDQDEKHGKKGFTFEFTLNIAHLDTIVVKQKDKDLYAAIDIAVDRVSKVLRRHHDKVAAHKATKLTEVVASEIQDKIALELEKFEDEITPIRLTSYKPMDIEEALEELKASDALFKVFYDKDDVMRVLYKSSTPGKFGLY from the coding sequence ATGAATACAAGTATTGTAGGAAGACACATAGATTTAACAGATGCAATTAAAAATTACATTAATAGTTCAGTAGAAGTATTTAAAAAATATAATTTAGATATAATATCTGTAAACTCAATAATTGACCAAGATGAAAAACATGGTAAAAAAGGTTTTACATTCGAATTTACTTTAAATATAGCTCATTTAGATACAATTGTAGTTAAACAAAAAGATAAAGATTTATATGCAGCAATAGATATAGCTGTTGATAGAGTATCTAAAGTGTTAAGAAGACATCATGATAAAGTAGCAGCTCATAAGGCAACAAAATTAACTGAAGTTGTAGCTTCAGAGATTCAAGATAAAATAGCTTTAGAGTTAGAAAAATTTGAAGATGAAATTACACCTATTAGATTAACTTCATATAAACCAATGGATATTGAAGAAGCATTAGAAGAATTAAAAGCTTCAGATGCTTTATTTAAAGTATTCTATGATAAAGATGATGTTATGAGAGTTCTATATAAAAGTTCAACACCAGGTAAATTTGGATTATATTAA